A DNA window from Streptomyces bacillaris contains the following coding sequences:
- a CDS encoding IucA/IucC family protein has protein sequence MNPTPAPEADGPGTPQHRGQDGPAAPGTVEATTTVPRQKAPYEGDLAAPVFPGGELPYGDDPLDHPDPLRAADAAGTESLLRCWIRENDLPRPEDDTLRVAFPATGTALLVPVAYWSATGAHRFGPPVLEGAPEKAPPADAVTVAVLIGREADRNGSADLVARVADSVRHTAGFVEERRRHPAEPADTDLFLTAEQSLLLGHPLHPTPKSREGLSEAEVRRYSPELHGTFPLHWFAVDRSLTATDSAWTDGGPASAEELLAPHREGLRLPPGTAAVPLHPWQAADLLSRPQVAALQESGLLHDLGPYGDPWHPTSSIRTVHRPGARVMLKLSLGVRITNSRRENLRKELHRGVEVHRLLSTGLADSWQREHPGFDIVRDPAWLAVDDPEGAPVTGLDVMLRQNPFGPGDDAVCIAGLTAQRPRPGRPEMRSRLAEAVTALAARTGLTAAEVSAEWFRRYLDKVVRPVLWLDAHAGVALEAHQQNTLVLLDPDGWPVGGRYRDNQGYYFRDSRREELERRLPGIGTVSDTFVSDPVTDERFAYYLGINNVLGLIGAFGAQRLADERELLTVLRRFLTEAAELGSPLPAYLLDHGQLRCKANLLTRLHGLDELVGPVDTQSVYVSIANPLHA, from the coding sequence GTGAACCCCACCCCCGCGCCCGAGGCCGACGGCCCCGGGACCCCCCAGCACCGAGGGCAGGACGGACCGGCCGCCCCCGGCACGGTCGAGGCGACGACGACCGTGCCCCGTCAGAAAGCGCCGTACGAAGGCGACTTGGCCGCCCCGGTGTTTCCGGGCGGCGAACTCCCGTACGGCGACGACCCCCTGGACCACCCCGACCCGCTGCGGGCCGCCGACGCCGCCGGGACCGAGAGCCTGCTGCGGTGCTGGATCCGGGAGAACGACCTGCCCCGCCCCGAGGACGACACCCTGCGCGTCGCCTTCCCCGCCACCGGCACCGCCCTCCTCGTCCCCGTCGCCTACTGGTCCGCCACCGGAGCCCACCGCTTCGGCCCCCCGGTCCTGGAGGGCGCCCCCGAGAAGGCCCCGCCCGCCGACGCCGTCACCGTCGCCGTCCTCATCGGCCGCGAGGCCGACCGCAACGGCTCCGCCGACCTGGTCGCCCGGGTCGCCGACTCCGTACGCCACACCGCCGGGTTCGTCGAGGAGCGCCGCCGCCACCCCGCGGAACCGGCCGACACCGACCTCTTCCTCACCGCCGAGCAGTCCCTTCTCCTCGGCCACCCCCTCCACCCCACCCCCAAGAGCCGCGAAGGGCTCTCCGAGGCGGAGGTCCGGCGCTACTCGCCCGAGCTGCACGGCACCTTCCCGCTCCACTGGTTCGCCGTCGACCGCTCCCTCACCGCCACCGACTCCGCCTGGACCGACGGCGGTCCGGCATCCGCCGAGGAACTGCTCGCCCCGCACCGCGAGGGACTGCGTCTGCCGCCCGGCACCGCCGCCGTACCGCTCCACCCCTGGCAGGCCGCCGACCTGCTGAGCCGCCCTCAGGTCGCCGCGCTCCAGGAGTCCGGCCTGCTGCACGACCTCGGTCCGTACGGTGACCCCTGGCACCCCACCTCGTCCATCCGCACCGTGCACCGCCCCGGCGCCCGCGTCATGCTCAAGCTCTCCCTCGGCGTCCGCATCACCAACTCCCGCCGGGAGAACCTCCGCAAGGAGCTGCACCGGGGCGTCGAGGTCCACCGCCTCCTCTCCACCGGCCTCGCCGACAGCTGGCAGCGGGAGCATCCCGGATTCGACATCGTCCGCGACCCCGCCTGGCTCGCCGTCGACGACCCCGAGGGCGCCCCCGTCACCGGCCTCGACGTGATGCTCCGGCAGAACCCCTTCGGGCCCGGCGACGACGCCGTCTGCATCGCCGGGCTCACCGCCCAGCGCCCCCGACCCGGCAGGCCGGAGATGCGCTCCCGGCTTGCCGAGGCCGTCACCGCCCTGGCCGCCCGCACCGGGCTCACGGCAGCCGAGGTCTCCGCCGAATGGTTCCGTCGCTATCTGGACAAGGTCGTACGCCCCGTCCTCTGGCTCGACGCCCACGCCGGGGTCGCCCTCGAAGCCCACCAGCAGAACACCCTGGTCCTGCTCGACCCGGACGGCTGGCCGGTCGGCGGCCGCTACCGCGACAACCAGGGCTACTACTTCCGCGACTCCCGTCGCGAGGAGCTGGAACGGCGGCTTCCGGGGATCGGCACCGTCAGCGACACCTTCGTCTCCGACCCGGTCACCGACGAGCGGTTCGCCTACTACCTGGGCATCAACAACGTCCTCGGCCTGATCGGCGCGTTCGGCGCCCAGCGGCTCGCGGACGAGCGGGAACTCCTCACCGTACTGCGCCGGTTCCTCACCGAGGCGGCCGAACTGGGCTCGCCCCTGCCCGCGTATCTTCTGGACCACGGCCAACTGCGCTGCAAAGCCAACCTGCTGACCAGGCTGCACGGACTCGACGAGCTGGTCGGCCCGGTCGACACCCAGTCCGTCTACGTCTCCATCGCCAACCCACTGCACGCCTAG
- a CDS encoding diaminobutyrate--2-oxoglutarate transaminase family protein, producing the protein MSVTEPAPVAPPPAPPVHEGILRRQSLRESAARTYARSLPIVPVRARGLTIEGADGRRYLDCLSGAGTLALGHNHPVVLEAIRKVIDSGAPLHVLDLATPVKDAFTTELFATLPREFAENARIQFCGPAGTDAVEAAFKLVRAATGREGLLTFTGAYHGMTAGALEASGGARDVKVTRLPFPQDYRCPFGVGGERGAALAARWTEQLLDDEKGGVPAPAGMIVEPVQGEGGVNPAPDAWLRRMREITRARSIPLIADEVQTGVGRTGAFWAVEHSGIVPDVMVLSKAIGGSLPLAVIVYRSELDLWQPGAHAGTFRGNQLAMAAGAATLAYVRENGLADRAAALGARMLDSLRTLRADHPGIGDVRGRGLMIGLELVDPEAAPLRAEADDPAPAPPPDPVLARAVQQECLDRGLIVELGGRHSAVVRLLPPLTLTDEQASAVVDRLADALAAAERSPHRRATAALTS; encoded by the coding sequence GTGTCCGTGACCGAACCCGCTCCGGTGGCCCCGCCTCCCGCGCCCCCCGTGCACGAGGGCATCCTCCGCCGCCAGTCGCTGCGCGAGTCGGCCGCCCGCACCTATGCGCGGTCCCTGCCGATCGTCCCGGTCCGGGCGCGCGGGCTCACCATCGAGGGCGCGGACGGACGGCGCTATCTGGACTGTCTCTCGGGCGCGGGCACCCTGGCACTCGGCCACAACCACCCGGTCGTGCTCGAAGCCATCCGGAAGGTCATCGACTCCGGCGCCCCCCTCCATGTACTCGACCTCGCCACCCCGGTCAAGGACGCCTTCACCACCGAGCTGTTCGCCACCCTGCCGCGCGAGTTCGCGGAGAACGCCCGCATCCAGTTCTGCGGCCCCGCCGGTACGGACGCGGTCGAGGCGGCGTTCAAGCTGGTCCGCGCCGCGACCGGGCGCGAGGGCCTGCTGACCTTCACCGGCGCGTACCACGGCATGACGGCCGGGGCGCTGGAGGCCTCCGGCGGTGCCCGCGACGTGAAGGTGACCCGGCTGCCCTTCCCGCAGGACTACCGCTGCCCGTTCGGCGTCGGCGGCGAGCGCGGTGCCGCCCTCGCCGCCCGCTGGACCGAGCAGCTGCTCGACGACGAGAAGGGCGGTGTCCCGGCCCCGGCGGGGATGATCGTGGAGCCGGTCCAGGGCGAGGGCGGCGTCAACCCCGCCCCGGACGCCTGGCTCCGCAGGATGCGCGAGATCACCCGCGCCCGGTCCATCCCGCTCATCGCCGACGAGGTGCAGACCGGCGTCGGCCGGACCGGCGCCTTCTGGGCCGTGGAGCACAGCGGGATCGTCCCGGACGTCATGGTCCTCTCCAAGGCGATCGGCGGCTCCCTCCCGCTCGCGGTGATCGTCTACCGCTCTGAGCTGGACCTCTGGCAGCCGGGCGCCCACGCGGGTACGTTTCGTGGCAACCAGCTCGCCATGGCGGCGGGCGCGGCCACCCTCGCGTACGTCCGGGAGAACGGGCTGGCGGACCGGGCGGCGGCCTTGGGGGCCCGGATGCTCGACAGCCTGCGGACGTTGCGGGCGGACCATCCGGGGATCGGCGACGTACGGGGGCGCGGACTGATGATCGGCCTGGAGCTGGTGGACCCCGAAGCCGCGCCCCTGCGGGCCGAGGCCGACGACCCCGCCCCGGCCCCGCCGCCGGACCCGGTCCTCGCCCGCGCCGTCCAGCAGGAGTGCCTGGACCGCGGCCTCATCGTCGAACTGGGCGGCCGGCACAGCGCCGTGGTCCGCCTGCTGCCCCCGCTCACCCTCACCGACGAGCAGGCGAGTGCCGTCGTCGACCGGCTGGCCGACGCGCTGGCGGCCGCGGAGCGTTCACCGCACCGCCGGGCCACCGCCGCGCTGACCTCCTGA
- a CDS encoding trypsin-like serine peptidase, whose amino-acid sequence MPSGVLAATAVAAVLALTATACGPEEDNAGGTTPSASAEPSSDGKIAIPDDLKNRLKEHGIDPDKWRDGEWKNWDKDKWLREAKDFVNPIIEDLWDPDRMREAETPPEAPVDNDISGDDGVTDPTPAPVRAAGVATPYHDNAPESGKLLFDGPQGSMVCSATVVKDPANPGKSNMVWTAGHCVHAGKKGGWYRNIAFVPSYNNNGLSLTELETAPKEKIAPYGVWWGRWAQTSEQWITEGAATGGQGAPYDFAVLHVTPEKGSTGKSLEETVGSALPVEFNAPAVPQIPDMTATGYPAAPPFDGQQLLQCKDKPGRLSVRRDEPTMYRIGCTMTGGSSGGGWVAAGSDGKPALVSNTSIGPVSAGWLAGPRLGKEAEGVYRAVSEKYAGQ is encoded by the coding sequence ATGCCCTCCGGTGTGCTCGCCGCCACGGCGGTCGCCGCCGTCCTGGCGCTCACCGCCACCGCCTGCGGTCCGGAGGAGGACAACGCGGGCGGTACGACGCCCAGCGCCTCGGCCGAACCGTCGTCCGACGGAAAGATCGCCATCCCGGACGACCTGAAGAACCGGCTCAAGGAGCACGGGATCGACCCGGACAAGTGGCGGGACGGCGAGTGGAAGAACTGGGACAAGGACAAGTGGCTGCGTGAGGCCAAGGACTTCGTCAACCCGATCATCGAGGACCTCTGGGACCCGGACCGGATGCGGGAGGCCGAGACGCCCCCGGAGGCCCCGGTCGACAACGACATCTCCGGCGACGACGGCGTGACGGACCCGACGCCCGCCCCCGTGCGGGCGGCCGGGGTCGCGACGCCGTACCACGACAACGCGCCGGAGTCCGGGAAGCTGCTCTTCGACGGCCCCCAGGGCTCGATGGTCTGCTCCGCGACCGTGGTGAAGGACCCGGCCAACCCGGGCAAGTCCAACATGGTGTGGACCGCCGGGCACTGTGTGCACGCGGGCAAGAAGGGCGGCTGGTACCGCAACATCGCCTTCGTCCCGTCGTACAACAACAACGGTCTCTCGCTGACGGAGCTGGAGACCGCGCCCAAGGAGAAGATCGCTCCCTACGGCGTGTGGTGGGGCCGGTGGGCCCAGACCTCCGAGCAGTGGATCACCGAGGGCGCGGCGACCGGCGGGCAGGGTGCCCCGTACGACTTCGCGGTGCTGCACGTGACGCCGGAGAAGGGGTCGACGGGCAAGTCGCTGGAGGAGACGGTCGGTTCGGCGCTGCCGGTCGAGTTCAACGCTCCGGCCGTCCCGCAGATCCCCGACATGACGGCCACCGGCTACCCGGCCGCGCCGCCGTTCGACGGGCAGCAGCTGCTCCAGTGCAAGGACAAGCCGGGCCGGCTGTCGGTCCGCCGGGACGAGCCGACGATGTACCGCATCGGCTGCACGATGACCGGTGGTTCCTCCGGCGGCGGCTGGGTCGCGGCCGGGTCGGACGGCAAGCCCGCCCTGGTCTCGAACACCTCGATCGGCCCGGTCTCGGCGGGCTGGCTGGCCGGTCCCCGGCTCGGCAAGGAGGCCGAGGGCGTCTACCGCGCGGTGAGCGAGAAGTACGCCGGTCAGTAG
- a CDS encoding ATP-binding protein, producing the protein MTDSTMRAVGWAQSFPISQGVRAGRHWAREHLASLEWAEGSPDTVDSVLIAVSELITNAHRHAHSDAQLVLTWDSACLHVSVHDSSPQPPTPRDADPGALGGRGMAIVDALADSWHHHPQRDGKTVTACFVPPGYGDGDAADGSGTTGRA; encoded by the coding sequence ATGACCGATTCCACGATGAGGGCGGTGGGCTGGGCGCAGTCCTTCCCCATATCCCAAGGGGTACGGGCGGGACGGCACTGGGCGCGCGAGCACCTCGCATCCCTGGAGTGGGCCGAGGGTTCGCCGGACACGGTGGACTCGGTGCTCATCGCCGTCTCGGAGCTGATCACCAACGCGCACCGGCACGCCCACAGCGACGCCCAGCTCGTGCTGACCTGGGACAGCGCGTGCCTGCACGTCAGCGTCCACGACTCCAGTCCGCAGCCGCCCACGCCACGGGACGCGGACCCCGGGGCGCTCGGCGGCCGGGGCATGGCCATCGTCGACGCGCTGGCCGACAGCTGGCACCACCATCCGCAGCGCGACGGCAAGACCGTGACCGCGTGCTTCGTGCCGCCGGGGTACGGGGACGGGGACGCGGCGGACGGTTCCGGTACGACGGGGCGGGCGTGA
- the hflX gene encoding GTPase HflX gives MTSSSSLPQDAQDARSATDSTPGSLTEGLRADALMEEDVAWSQEIDGARDGDQLDRSERAALRRVAGLSTELEDVTEVEYRQLRLERVVLVGVWTSGTVRDAEISLAELAALAETAGAQVLDAVYQRRDKPDPATYIGSGKALELRDIVLESGADTVVCDGELSPGQLIHLEDVVKVKVVDRTALILDIFAQHAKSREGKAQVSLAQMQYMLPRLRGWGQSLSRQMGGGGSSGGGGMATRGPGETKIETDRRRIREKMAKMRREIAEMKTGREIKRQERKRNKVPSVAIAGYTNAGKSSLLNRLTGAGVLVENALFATLDPTVRRAETPSGRIYTLADTVGFVRHLPHHLVEAFRSTMEEVGESDLILHVVDGSHPVPEEQLAAVREVIRDVGAVDVREIVVINKADAADPLVLQRLLRNEKYAIAVSARTGEGIDELLALIDAELPRPSVEIEVLVPYIQGALVSRVHAEGEVLSEEHTPEGTLLKAQVHEELAAELGTFVPAAH, from the coding sequence ATGACCTCCTCTTCTTCCCTTCCCCAGGACGCGCAGGACGCGCGGAGCGCCACGGACAGCACCCCCGGGAGCCTCACCGAGGGCCTTCGGGCCGACGCCCTGATGGAAGAGGACGTCGCCTGGAGCCAGGAGATCGACGGAGCGCGCGACGGCGATCAGCTGGACCGCTCCGAGCGTGCCGCGCTGCGGCGCGTCGCCGGTCTCTCCACGGAGCTCGAGGACGTCACCGAGGTCGAGTACCGACAGCTGCGCCTGGAGCGCGTCGTGCTGGTCGGTGTCTGGACCTCGGGGACGGTGCGGGACGCGGAGATCTCCCTCGCGGAGCTGGCCGCCCTCGCCGAGACGGCCGGCGCCCAGGTGCTGGACGCGGTGTACCAGCGGCGCGACAAGCCCGACCCCGCGACCTACATCGGTTCCGGCAAGGCGCTGGAGCTGCGGGACATCGTCCTCGAATCCGGCGCCGACACCGTCGTCTGCGACGGTGAGCTGAGCCCCGGCCAGCTGATCCACCTGGAAGACGTCGTCAAGGTGAAGGTGGTCGACCGCACCGCCCTCATCCTCGACATCTTCGCCCAGCACGCCAAGTCCCGGGAGGGCAAGGCACAGGTCTCCCTGGCGCAGATGCAGTACATGCTGCCGCGGCTGCGCGGCTGGGGTCAGTCGCTCTCCCGTCAGATGGGCGGCGGCGGTTCCAGCGGCGGTGGAGGCATGGCCACCCGTGGTCCCGGTGAGACCAAGATCGAGACGGACCGGCGGCGGATCCGCGAGAAGATGGCGAAGATGCGCCGGGAGATCGCGGAGATGAAGACCGGCCGCGAGATCAAGCGGCAGGAGCGCAAGCGCAACAAGGTGCCCTCCGTCGCCATCGCGGGCTACACCAACGCGGGCAAGTCCTCGCTGCTCAACCGCCTCACCGGCGCCGGTGTCCTGGTGGAGAACGCCCTGTTCGCCACCCTGGACCCGACCGTGCGCCGGGCCGAGACCCCGAGCGGCCGGATCTACACCCTGGCCGACACCGTCGGGTTCGTCCGGCATCTGCCGCACCACCTGGTCGAGGCGTTCCGCTCCACCATGGAGGAGGTCGGGGAGTCCGATCTCATCCTGCACGTGGTGGACGGCTCGCACCCGGTGCCGGAGGAGCAGCTCGCCGCGGTCCGCGAGGTGATCCGTGACGTCGGCGCGGTCGACGTGCGCGAGATCGTCGTGATCAACAAGGCGGACGCGGCGGACCCGCTGGTCCTCCAGCGGCTCCTGCGCAACGAGAAGTACGCCATCGCGGTCTCGGCCCGGACCGGCGAGGGCATCGACGAGCTGCTCGCGCTCATCGACGCCGAGCTGCCGCGCCCGTCCGTCGAGATCGAGGTGCTCGTGCCGTACATCCAGGGGGCTCTGGTCTCCCGGGTGCACGCCGAGGGCGAGGTCCTCTCCGAGGAGCACACCCCCGAGGGCACCCTGCTCAAGGCCCAGGTCCACGAGGAACTGGCGGCGGAGCTGGGGACATTCGTCCCCGCCGCGCACTGA
- a CDS encoding M1 family metallopeptidase has protein sequence MPHLSRRLRAALLATASLTLVAAAALPDPEPLGIGDRLFPELGNPGYDVLAYDIAFTYHGSNTKPLDAVTKIAARTTAPLDRINLDFARGTVQGVEVNGRAADFGSRNEDLVVQAPRRLPAGVPLDITVRHTSDPAGTAGNGGWIRTADGLAMANQADAAHRVFPSNDHPSDKAHFTFRITAPKDLTAVANGLPAGHTRHGTTTTWTYRTEHPMATELAQVSIGRSHVHHHTGPHGLPLRDVVPAADRKKMEPWLKKTPAQLEWMERRVGRYPFESYGVLVADSRIGFALETQTLSLFGKSFFTEPAYPEWYVDSVMIHELAHQWFGNSVSPATWSDLWLNEGHATWYEALHAEESGGVTLERRMREAYKLSDGWRADGGPPARPDAPAEGEKLSLFRPVVYDGSALILYALRQEIGAAAFDRLQRAWVRVHRDSTATTEDFTRLASGIAGRDLTAFFEGWLYGEKTPPMPGHPDWRAAQPAATP, from the coding sequence ATGCCGCACCTCTCCCGCCGTCTGCGCGCCGCCCTCCTGGCCACCGCGTCGCTCACCCTCGTCGCCGCTGCCGCCCTGCCCGACCCCGAGCCGCTGGGCATCGGTGACCGGCTCTTCCCCGAGCTGGGCAACCCCGGGTACGACGTCCTCGCGTACGACATCGCCTTCACCTACCACGGCAGCAACACCAAGCCCCTGGACGCCGTCACCAAGATCGCGGCCCGCACCACCGCACCGCTGGACCGGATCAACCTCGACTTCGCCCGGGGCACCGTCCAGGGCGTCGAGGTCAACGGGCGGGCCGCCGACTTCGGGAGCAGGAACGAGGACCTCGTCGTCCAGGCCCCCCGCCGCCTCCCCGCGGGCGTACCGCTCGACATCACCGTCCGGCACACCAGCGACCCGGCCGGGACCGCGGGCAACGGGGGCTGGATCCGTACGGCCGACGGCCTCGCCATGGCCAACCAGGCCGACGCCGCCCACCGGGTCTTCCCGAGCAACGACCACCCCTCGGACAAGGCGCACTTCACCTTCCGTATCACCGCCCCCAAGGACCTCACGGCCGTCGCCAACGGGCTGCCCGCGGGCCACACCCGTCACGGCACGACCACCACCTGGACGTACCGCACCGAGCACCCCATGGCCACCGAACTGGCCCAGGTCTCCATCGGCCGCTCCCACGTCCACCACCACACCGGCCCCCACGGACTGCCGCTGCGCGACGTCGTCCCGGCCGCCGACCGCAAAAAGATGGAGCCCTGGCTGAAGAAGACCCCGGCCCAGCTGGAGTGGATGGAGCGGCGGGTCGGCCGCTACCCCTTCGAGTCGTACGGAGTCCTCGTCGCGGACAGCCGCATCGGCTTCGCCCTGGAGACCCAGACGCTCTCGCTCTTCGGCAAGTCGTTCTTCACCGAGCCCGCCTACCCCGAGTGGTACGTCGACTCCGTGATGATCCACGAGCTGGCCCACCAGTGGTTCGGCAACAGCGTCTCGCCCGCCACCTGGTCCGACCTCTGGCTCAACGAGGGGCACGCCACCTGGTACGAGGCCCTGCACGCCGAGGAGAGCGGGGGAGTGACCCTGGAGCGGCGGATGCGCGAGGCATACAAGCTGTCCGACGGCTGGCGGGCGGACGGCGGCCCTCCGGCGCGCCCGGACGCCCCGGCCGAGGGCGAGAAGCTGAGCCTCTTCCGCCCGGTCGTCTACGACGGCAGCGCCCTGATCCTCTACGCCCTGCGCCAGGAGATCGGTGCGGCGGCCTTCGACCGGCTGCAGCGCGCCTGGGTCCGCGTCCACCGGGACTCCACGGCGACCACCGAGGACTTCACCCGGCTCGCCTCCGGCATCGCCGGACGGGACCTCACGGCCTTCTTCGAGGGATGGCTGTACGGGGAGAAGACCCCGCCCATGCCCGGTCACCCCGACTGGCGCGCGGCTCAACCTGCTGCCACCCCGTGA
- a CDS encoding RelA/SpoT family protein — MSAEAADPAAVPRRRSRPRIDLRRLGRVALLGPVPRDRLPAAISHVAEAHRAHHPDADLAILHRAYVLAESSHRGQMRKSGEPYITHPLAVTLILAELGAETTTLTASLLHDTVEDTEVTLDQVGEQFGEEVRYLVDGVTKLEKVDYGAAAEPETFRKMLVATGNDVRVMSIKLADRLHNMRTLTVMRPEKQARIAKVTRDVLIPLAERLGVQALKTELEDLVFAILDPEGYEETRALIAGATGGEDPLSAIAGNVRTTLREAGITAEVLIRPRHFVSVHRVRRKRGELRPTDFGRLLVLVGEDADCYAVLGELHTCFTPVISEFKDFIAAPKFNLYQSLHTAVAGPGGAVAEVLIRTHRMHKVAEAGVVALGNPYAQGPAAPQTEPSDERADPTRPGWLSRLLDWQESATDPDTFWTTLRADLAQDREITVFRTDGRTLGLPAGASCVDAAYAQHGERAHACIGARVNGRLATLSTVLSDGDTVQLLLAQDTASGPSPEWLDHARTPAARIAITGWLTAHLEAAGPEAGGSEASGPEAADSGRPVPVPEAGGADGADDRTEPAPGGPQPAAPARTRSGGSAAGVVVDGTDSPTRLAGCCTPVPPDEVVGIVIRGGAVTVHRQECPAVARMREIGRAPVAARWRAEDGGSDAAGCRVTLVAESFGRPRLLADLTEVIATADAAIVSATVEPPSEQRVRHTYTLQLPDAAGLPALMRAMREVAGVYDVSRAQHPPATG, encoded by the coding sequence ATGAGTGCAGAGGCCGCCGACCCCGCCGCTGTGCCCCGCAGGCGGAGCCGGCCCAGGATCGATCTGCGCAGACTGGGCCGGGTGGCGCTGCTCGGCCCGGTCCCCCGCGACCGGCTGCCCGCCGCCATCAGCCATGTCGCGGAGGCGCACCGGGCCCACCACCCCGACGCCGACCTGGCCATCCTGCACCGCGCCTACGTCCTCGCGGAGTCCTCGCACCGGGGCCAGATGCGCAAGAGCGGCGAGCCCTACATCACGCACCCGCTGGCCGTCACCCTGATCCTCGCGGAGCTGGGCGCCGAGACCACCACCCTGACCGCCTCCCTCCTCCACGACACCGTCGAGGACACCGAGGTGACGCTCGATCAGGTGGGGGAGCAGTTCGGCGAGGAGGTCCGTTACCTCGTCGACGGCGTCACCAAGCTGGAGAAGGTCGACTACGGCGCCGCCGCCGAGCCCGAGACCTTCCGCAAGATGCTCGTCGCCACCGGCAACGACGTCCGGGTCATGTCGATCAAACTGGCCGACCGGCTGCACAACATGCGCACCCTCACCGTGATGCGCCCCGAGAAGCAGGCCCGGATCGCCAAGGTCACCCGGGACGTCCTCATCCCGCTGGCGGAACGCCTCGGCGTCCAGGCGCTCAAGACCGAGCTGGAGGACCTGGTCTTCGCCATCCTGGACCCCGAGGGGTACGAGGAGACCCGCGCCCTCATTGCCGGTGCCACGGGCGGCGAGGACCCCCTGTCCGCCATCGCCGGCAACGTACGGACGACCCTGCGGGAGGCGGGCATCACCGCCGAAGTCCTCATCAGGCCGCGCCACTTCGTCTCCGTCCACCGGGTCCGCCGCAAACGCGGCGAGCTGCGCCCCACCGACTTCGGCCGGCTGCTCGTCCTGGTCGGGGAGGACGCCGACTGCTACGCGGTCCTCGGTGAGCTGCACACCTGCTTCACCCCGGTGATCTCCGAGTTCAAGGACTTCATCGCCGCCCCCAAGTTCAACCTGTACCAGTCGCTGCACACCGCCGTCGCCGGACCCGGGGGCGCGGTGGCCGAAGTCCTCATCCGTACGCACCGGATGCACAAGGTGGCGGAGGCGGGCGTCGTCGCCCTGGGCAACCCGTACGCCCAGGGACCCGCCGCCCCGCAGACCGAGCCCTCCGACGAGCGCGCCGACCCGACCCGGCCCGGCTGGCTCTCCCGGCTGCTGGACTGGCAGGAGTCCGCCACCGACCCGGACACCTTCTGGACCACGCTCCGCGCCGACCTCGCCCAGGACCGCGAGATCACCGTCTTCCGCACCGACGGCCGCACCCTCGGCCTGCCCGCCGGGGCCAGCTGCGTCGACGCCGCCTACGCCCAGCACGGGGAGCGGGCCCACGCCTGTATCGGGGCCCGGGTCAACGGCCGCCTGGCCACCCTGAGCACCGTCCTCAGCGACGGCGACACCGTGCAGCTGCTGCTCGCCCAGGACACCGCATCCGGCCCGTCCCCCGAGTGGCTCGACCACGCCCGCACCCCCGCCGCCCGCATCGCGATCACCGGCTGGCTCACCGCGCACCTGGAGGCCGCTGGACCGGAGGCCGGGGGCTCCGAAGCCTCCGGGCCCGAGGCCGCGGACTCCGGCCGTCCGGTTCCGGTGCCGGAGGCCGGGGGAGCGGACGGCGCCGATGACCGTACGGAACCGGCCCCCGGCGGCCCGCAGCCCGCCGCGCCCGCCCGCACCCGGTCCGGAGGGAGCGCCGCGGGCGTCGTGGTCGACGGCACCGACAGCCCCACCCGCCTGGCAGGCTGCTGTACGCCGGTGCCCCCGGACGAGGTGGTCGGCATCGTGATCCGGGGCGGCGCCGTCACCGTGCACCGCCAGGAGTGTCCCGCCGTGGCCCGGATGCGGGAGATCGGGCGCGCCCCCGTCGCGGCCCGCTGGCGCGCCGAGGACGGCGGGAGCGACGCCGCGGGCTGCCGGGTCACCCTCGTCGCGGAGTCCTTCGGGCGGCCCCGGCTGCTGGCCGACCTCACCGAGGTGATCGCCACGGCCGACGCGGCCATCGTCTCCGCCACCGTCGAACCGCCCAGCGAGCAGCGGGTCCGGCACACCTACACCCTCCAACTCCCCGACGCCGCCGGGCTGCCTGCGCTGATGCGGGCCATGCGCGAGGTCGCCGGGGTCTACGACGTCAGCCGGGCCCAGCACCCGCCCGCCACCGGCTGA